Within Streptomyces roseirectus, the genomic segment AGACATCTGCCGTGGCCGACAACGCCTTCACCGAGTACGGGCTGTACGGCGAGGTCGGGAGCGACGCGTTCTGGGCGTCCGCCCAGGGTCCGAACTCCGTTCCCCTGAACGGGGGTTGGCGCACCCTCTTCCTGTGGCGCGGCGGCGCGGCGCGGATCGAGTTCGAGAGCTGGCACGAGCCGGTCCCGCTGACCCGGTGGGGCGACACGGACTGCTGGTACGCCGAGGTCCCCATGCCCGAACGGCTGCGCGTGACCTACCAGTTCGTCGCCGGCGACGACGCGTACGCCGACCCCTTCAACCCCGTGGGCGCGGGCGGCGACCGGTCGATCGCGGCGACGCCGGACGCGCCTCAGCAGCCGCACTGGCCCGCCGTCGGAGCGGACGCGGTGCTGCCGGTGCCGCGCGCCCGGGTGCGGTGGGCCAGCGAACGCCTCGGGGGGCGGCGCACCGTGCGGCTCCATCCCGTGGGCGGGGGCGGGCCGTTGGTGCTGCTGCTCGACGGCGACGACTGGCTGTACCTCCACCCCGCCATGACCGCGTTCGACTCCGCGGTCGCCGCCGGCGAACTCCCGCCGGTCACCCTCGCGTTCCTGCCGGCCAAGGACCGCGCGGCCGAGTACACGTGCCGCCCCGAGCTGTGGGAGGCCGTCCGGGACGAACTCCTGCCGCTCGTCGCGGAGTCGGGGGTACCCGCGGACGCCTCTCGGCTCGTCGTCGTGGGACAGAGCCTCG encodes:
- a CDS encoding alpha/beta hydrolase-fold protein — protein: MADNAFTEYGLYGEVGSDAFWASAQGPNSVPLNGGWRTLFLWRGGAARIEFESWHEPVPLTRWGDTDCWYAEVPMPERLRVTYQFVAGDDAYADPFNPVGAGGDRSIAATPDAPQQPHWPAVGADAVLPVPRARVRWASERLGGRRTVRLHPVGGGGPLVLLLDGDDWLYLHPAMTAFDSAVAAGELPPVTLAFLPAKDRAAEYTCRPELWEAVRDELLPLVAESGVPADASRLVVVGQSLGGLSALYAALEFPELVSRVACQSGSFWWTPEAVEAADPLGGVPGGALASRLRDGAQLGGLRVAFDVGEHEPEMLPHCEVVEELVLGAGAEVRVSRAAAGHDRAGWRGALVRDVGWLLR